DNA sequence from the Alphaproteobacteria bacterium genome:
GCGAAATGCGCGATCAGGGTTTCCGCGTCCACCCGGCGCAGATCGAAGCGCTGGCAGCGCGACAGCACCGTCACCGGAACCTTGCGCACCTCGGTGGTGGCGAAAATGAACTTCACATGCGGCGGCGGCTCCTCCAGCGTCTTGAGCAACGCGTTGAAGGCGTTCTTGGACAGCATGTGGACTTCGTCGATGATATAGACCTTGTAGCGGGCGTTGACCGGATTATAGCGCACGCCGTCGACGATCTCGCGGATGTCGTCGACGCCGGTGCGCGACGCCGCGTCCATTTCCAGCACGTCGACATGCCGGTCGGCGGCGATGGCGACGCAATTGCCGCAGACGCCGCACGGGTCAGGCGTGGCCTCGCCCTTGCCGTCCGGGCCGGTGCAGTTCAGTGCCCGGGCGATGATGCGCGCCGTCGTGGTCTTGCCGACGCCGCGGACTCCCGTCAGCATCCAGGCCTGGGCCAGCCGTCCGGCCTTGATCGCGTGGGTCAGCGTGCGGACGACGACCTCCTGGCCGATCAATTCCTGGAAATTCTTGGGGCGGTATTTGCGGGCGAGGACGCGATAGGGCGCGGCGCTGCCGCCGGGAACCGGATCGGAATCGGGGAGAGCGGCGGCGGGAAATAAGCTCATATCAATCAGCGATCAGTCATCGATGGCCGGAAAAGCACGCCTTCCGGCGGCTCGCGACTGTTACCTGTCCTCATGGTTAAGTGGGAGATTGAAACGACGACCCGGCGCGAAACTCGTTACGGTTGCTGCCTTTCGGCCCTGGCCGGATTGGCGAGAACGCCGTCCGCCGCCAATCTCCCGCCGTTTTTATAGCAGGATTCCAATGCCTCGTGTCCAATGATTCTTCCGGGCCGCGAAGCTTGCGCGCCGGGGCGGTTTTAACCCCGATTCCCGAACACGAAAACCTTTTTACTTTCCCGAAAAATCGTTATTAATTGGGGCTGTAAGGACATTTTACGGTTAAACTTTATCGTTCATTGATATGGAAGAATAAAAATGGCCGATTCTATTCGCATCGCCGTGATTCCAGCCGCCGGTCTTGGCACCAGAAATTTCGTGTCGCCGGAGCTTCCGAAGGAAATGCTGCCGGCTTTCGACCGACCGCTGATTCATCATATCATCGACGAGGCGCGCGAGGCGGGCATCGACCGCTTCGTCTTCGTGCTGAGTCCCGGCAAGGAAATATTGCCGAGGCATTTCGAGCCGCATCCGGAACTCGAAGACACGCTGCGGGCGCGGGGCAAGAAAGATGTTCTCGATTTTCTGAGCGCCGCCGCGTTGCGGCCCGAACAGGTCGAGGTGGTCTATCAGGAACGGCCCTTGGGACTCGGCCATGCGGTGCTGTGCGCTAACCCGTATGTCGGCGACCGGCCTTTCGCGGTCATGCTGCCCGACGAGATCACGCTGGGCAGGCCCCGATGCCTCGAGCAGATGATGCAGGCCTATAGGCGGCATGGCGGTAATATCATCGCGGCCACGAACGTGCCGCGCGACCAGACCAACCGCTACGGCATCCTGAAACTCGGCGCGCCCGAAGGTCAGACCGCCGCGATCGAGGGCATGATCGAAAAGCCCCGGCCAGACGTTGCGCCTTCGACGTCGGCGATTGTCGGACGTTATATCCTGCAGCCGAGAATTTTCTCCCATCTCGCCAGAACCGGGCAAGGCGCCGGCGGCGAAATCCAGCTTACCGACGCCATGGAAAGACTGAGGCAGGAGCAGTCGTTTCGGGGTTTCGTATATCCCGGCATGCGTCACGATTGCGGCCATCTAGTCGGGCTTTTAGGCTGCGCCGCCGCCGTGGCGCTGCAGCATCCGCGATACGCCGCCGAAGCGCGCGCTCATCTCAGCGCCCTTCTTGCTCCGGTCCGCCCGCCGCCGCAGCCGGGCGGCGAAACGGGGCAGACTCCGGAAAGCGGGATTGACCTTGCGCCTAAGTAACGGGTGAGGCATCAGTAACCGTGCCAACATTCAAGGTCAGGTGCCCGCGATGCTGAAATCATTGAAGCTGATATCTCTTGTCGGCGCAGCGCTTTTCTTGTTCCCCCACGGTCTGCGCGCGCAGGAGGCCCCGGCCCAGGAAAAACCCGCCCCGGAAAAAATAATCTATGCCGGTTCGCCGGGCATCTCCGTTCCCGTCATCGTCGCGCTCGCGAAGGGCTATTTCGCCGAAGAAGGGCTCGAGGTCGAATACGAAACCATCGAGACCGGCAAGCTCGGCATGGAGGCGCTGCTGGCGGGGCGGGCGGATTTCGCCTCGGTCGTGGCCACGAATCTCGTCTATGCCGGATTCCAGACCGACGCCTTGCGTGTCATCGCCTCTTACGGGGTCAGCCTGGACGACGCCGTGATGTTCCCGGCGGACTCGCCGATTCAAAAGCCCGCCGACCTTAAAGGCAAGAAAATCGGCCTCGCCGCTTCCACCTCGTCGCAGGCGTTCCTGATCCGCTTGCTGGAAAAGAACGGCATGAGCTGGGGCGATATCACGCCGGTTCCGCTGCAGCCGCCCGCGGGAGCCGCGGCGCTGATCGGCGGGCAGATCGACGCGTTCGTGACATGGCAGCCCTGGCGCACCGCGATCCGCAAGGCGTTCGAGGGCAAAGTGCGTGAAATCGAGAATGACGGCTTCTATCCGCGCCAGAGCTTCTGCGCCGCGACCCAGGCCTGGCTCGACGCGCATCCCGGCGTCGCGGAGAAATTGCTGCGGGCGCTGATCAGGGCGGAAGCGGATATCAATCTGCATCCCGAGGAAAGCGCCCGTATCGTCGCCGTGCGCACCGAGCAGGACATGGCCTTCGCGCGCAGCTATGTCGTGCCGCCGTTTCGCGTCGACATGAATAAGGACATTCTGCCGCTGGTGACATCCTATGCCGAATGGGTGGTGAAGAATCAGGAGGAATTCATCGGCAAGCCGCTGCCCGATTACGGCAAAAATCTCGCGACCGGCCCGATGAAAGCCGTCGTGCCGGAGCGCGTCGGGGAGGGCATGTGATGCGCCTTGCGCGGGCGGCGCTTGCTTTCCTGCTTTTCCTGCCCGCTTCCGTTTCGGCGGCGGACAAGCCCATAACCTTCTGCCGTCCCGATAACCTCGTGGCGTTGCTGGGCTATGTCGCCGAGGAAAACGGGTATTTCAAGGAAGAGGGCATCGCGCCGGTTTTCCTGACCGCCACCAACGCCAAGATATGCCAGGACAATCTGGTCGCCGGAAAGGGCGACATGATGTTCGGCGGCGAGGGGCCGTTCACCTATCTGGGATTCCGCGCCCATCCTCTGCTGCTCGTGGCGCAGCTCGGCACCAATCCCGAGACGGCGGTGTTCGCGCGCGCCGACGCCGGGATCGCCGCCGAAAGCGATCTGAAGGGCAAGCGCATCGGCTATCTGCCCGGCACGGTGTCGGCCTTGTATCTCGCCCGCCTGATGGAAAAATTGAAATTGACCGCCGATGACGTCAAGCTTACGGCAATGCAGCCGCCGGTAATGCCGCAGGCGCTGCGGGGCGGCATGATCGATGCCTTCGTGATGTGGGAGCCGTGGGGCGACGCGGCGCTCAAGCAATTGGGCGGCAAAGCTATAAGACTACGCGATCCCGCCTTGTATAATTACGCGTCGGTTTTCAGCGTGACGGCGGCTATCGCGCAAAACGATCCCGCCGCGGTGCGGGCGGTTCTGCGCGCGCTGCTGAAAGCGGAAATTTTCGTCAAGGACCATCCGGCGGAAACGATGCGGATCGCGGCGAAGGCGGTGCGTTTCGACGCGGCGGTGATCGAGAAATACTGGCCGGATTACGATAACCGGATCACGCTCAACCCGTCCCTGACGGCGTTGCTGGAAAAGAACGCGCGCTATATCATCCGCGACGATCCGAATTTCAAGGATAAAGCCGTGCCCGATTTTCGCCCATTTATCGATCCGTCGTTCCTCCGCGCCGTCGCGCCGGATCGGGTGGGAGAGGGGATGTGACGATGCACCGCCTCGTCCTGCTGTGTGCGGCGCTTCTGCTGTCCTTTCCCGCGCGGGCGTCGGAACTGGAAAAGGTGATTTTCTGCCGCCCGCAGAGCCTGGCGTCGGAACTGGCCTATATCGCGGAGCAAAAAGGCTATTTCCGGGAGCAAGGATTGGATGTCGAATTCCTGCCGTCCGTCAGCGGCAAGATATGTCAGGACAATCTCGTCGCGGGTAAGGCCGATTTCGGTTATGTCGGCGATGGGCCGATCAGCTATCTGGGGTTTCACGACCACGGCCTGCGCGTTCTGGCTCAAGTGCAGCGCAATCCGGAACAGGCCCTGATCGCGCGCCGGGATCACGGCATCGCGCGCGAGGCGGATATAAAAGGCAAGCGCATCGGCTATCTGCCCGGCACGACTTCTTATTTCTACCTGGCGCGGCTTTTGGATAAATTGGGCCTGCGGCTGGACGAAGTGAAGCTGCAGCCTTTGCAGCCGCCCGCCATGCCGCGCGCCCTTGAGGGCGGCGTGATCGACGCCTTTGTCGTCTGGGAGCCTTGGGGCAGTCAGGCCATGCGCCTTCTGGGCGATAAGGGAATACGTCTGCGCGACAAAACTTTATATGACTGGGCGTGCCTGCTTGTCGCTACCAAAGCTATGACGGATGAGCGGCCCGCCACCGTTGAAAAGCTTCTGAAGGCGATGCTTAAGGCCGAAGCCTATATTCGGGACAATACGGAAGCCGTCATACCCTTGCTTGCCGAAACGGTTAAGATGGATATTGAGGTGGTCAAACTGGATTGGCCGGATTTCGATCATGGAATTAAACTTGACCGCAGCCTGACCGGCTTGCTGGCCGCGAATGCGCATTACATTCTTCGCGACGACGCGAATTTCAAGGACAAACCCATGCCGGATTTCCGCAAGAGCTTCGAGCCGAAGTTCCTCCGCGCTGTCGCGCCGGAGCGGGTTCAGGAAGGATTCTGACGCATGAACGCGCGCGGGCACAGGGCCGAGTTTCTTCTGGGGTTCGCGCTGATGGCGCTCGCTTGGCTGCTGTTCGCGGATGTCGGCGGCATTGCCAATCCGCTGCTGCTGCCGCCTTTGGGCGAAGTCGTGAAACGGCTATGGCAGCTTGTCGAAAACGGCGCGCTGGGACGCGATCTTGGCGCGACATTGTGGCGCTGGCTGCAGGGCTTCGCGGCGGGCGCGGTTCTGGGAACCGGCGCGGGTCTGGTGCTGGGCGCGCTGCCCAGGCTCTACCGGATGGTCGAGGGGCCGATCGAATTTTTCCGCGCCATGCCGGTGACGGCGATCTTCCCGCTGTTCCTGATGATTTTCGGCATCGGCGACGAAAGCAAGATCGCGATGGCGTTCATGCCGACCTTTCTGCTGATGCTGATCAATGCGGGCTATGGCGTCCTGCATGCCAGCCGCGATCGCCGCCGCGCCGTCCGGGTGTTCGGCGCGAACCGCTGGCAGGTTTTCCGCCATGTGGTGGCGTTCGAGGCGCTGCCGCAGATTTTTATAGGTCTTCGTTTGGCGCTGTCGCTGTCGCTGATCGTCATCGTGGTGTCGGAGATGTTCATCGGCACCGATACCGGCATCGGCCAGCGGATTTACGATTCCTATCTCACCAACGCGGTGACGACGTTGTACGCGCTCCTGCTGGTGCTGGGGCTGACGGGCTACGTGCTGAACAAGCTCAGCGTTGCCGCCGAGAAACGCTGCGTCTTCTGGGCGGGGCGCGGATGATCGCGTTCGAGAACGTCCGCCGCATCTATGCCGAGAACGGGCAAGAGCATGTCGTGCTCGACGATATCAGCTTCAAGGTGGAGGCGGGCGAATTCGTGACGCTGTTCGGCCCGAACGGCTGCGGCAAATCGACGCTGATGAATCTGCTGACCGGCATCGATCGTCCGAGCGGCGGCGTCATCGGCGGCGCGGCGGCGCTGAAGGGCCAGATCGGATTCGTGTTCCAGGATTACCGCCGCGCGCTGCTGCCATGGCGCAGCGCCGCCGAAAACATCATGCTGCCGCTGGAATTGCGCGGCATGAAGCGCGCGGCGCGCCAGGCGAAGCTCAAGGGCCTCGTGCGGCGTCTGCATCCGGATTTCGATCTCGAGCAGCCGATCTACACGCTGTCGGGCGGACAGGCGCAGATGGTCGGGCTGATGCGCGCCCTCATCATCGAGCCGAAAATCCTGATTCTCGACGAGCCGTTCTCGGCGCTCGATTACGCCCGCACGCTGGCTTTGCGCCAGACGATCATGCAGGCGGCGAAAGAGTTCGATCTGACCGTGCTGTTCATCAGCCACGATCTCGAGGAGGCGCTGTATCTCGGCGACCGGGTGGTGTTCTTCACCAAAAAGCCGACGCGCGTCGCGGAAATCCTCGACGTGAATTTCGCGCGGCCGCGCCATCCCGATCTGATCGGCTCGCCGGACTTCGCCGCGCTCAAGCTCAAGGCGCTGCATGTTTTCGAGGGCTGCGCGGGGGTGTATTTATAGCGCGGCGTTTGCGCCGGCCCGTCTTCGTTCCGCTACGCGGAACTACGCCGGGCACTGCTTCGCCCTAACGGCCTGCGGTGGCTGCGCCACGCGTAGCCCGTAAGGGCGAAGCGTGGTGCGCCCGACATGATTCGAACATGTGACCCCCGGTTTAGGAAACCGGTGCTCTATCCAGCTGAGCTACGGGCGCTTGCCGCGA
Encoded proteins:
- a CDS encoding ABC transporter substrate-binding protein produces the protein MHRLVLLCAALLLSFPARASELEKVIFCRPQSLASELAYIAEQKGYFREQGLDVEFLPSVSGKICQDNLVAGKADFGYVGDGPISYLGFHDHGLRVLAQVQRNPEQALIARRDHGIAREADIKGKRIGYLPGTTSYFYLARLLDKLGLRLDEVKLQPLQPPAMPRALEGGVIDAFVVWEPWGSQAMRLLGDKGIRLRDKTLYDWACLLVATKAMTDERPATVEKLLKAMLKAEAYIRDNTEAVIPLLAETVKMDIEVVKLDWPDFDHGIKLDRSLTGLLAANAHYILRDDANFKDKPMPDFRKSFEPKFLRAVAPERVQEGF
- a CDS encoding ABC transporter permease — protein: MNARGHRAEFLLGFALMALAWLLFADVGGIANPLLLPPLGEVVKRLWQLVENGALGRDLGATLWRWLQGFAAGAVLGTGAGLVLGALPRLYRMVEGPIEFFRAMPVTAIFPLFLMIFGIGDESKIAMAFMPTFLLMLINAGYGVLHASRDRRRAVRVFGANRWQVFRHVVAFEALPQIFIGLRLALSLSLIVIVVSEMFIGTDTGIGQRIYDSYLTNAVTTLYALLLVLGLTGYVLNKLSVAAEKRCVFWAGRG
- a CDS encoding UTP--glucose-1-phosphate uridylyltransferase, which gives rise to MADSIRIAVIPAAGLGTRNFVSPELPKEMLPAFDRPLIHHIIDEAREAGIDRFVFVLSPGKEILPRHFEPHPELEDTLRARGKKDVLDFLSAAALRPEQVEVVYQERPLGLGHAVLCANPYVGDRPFAVMLPDEITLGRPRCLEQMMQAYRRHGGNIIAATNVPRDQTNRYGILKLGAPEGQTAAIEGMIEKPRPDVAPSTSAIVGRYILQPRIFSHLARTGQGAGGEIQLTDAMERLRQEQSFRGFVYPGMRHDCGHLVGLLGCAAAVALQHPRYAAEARAHLSALLAPVRPPPQPGGETGQTPESGIDLAPK
- a CDS encoding ATP-binding cassette domain-containing protein — its product is MIAFENVRRIYAENGQEHVVLDDISFKVEAGEFVTLFGPNGCGKSTLMNLLTGIDRPSGGVIGGAAALKGQIGFVFQDYRRALLPWRSAAENIMLPLELRGMKRAARQAKLKGLVRRLHPDFDLEQPIYTLSGGQAQMVGLMRALIIEPKILILDEPFSALDYARTLALRQTIMQAAKEFDLTVLFISHDLEEALYLGDRVVFFTKKPTRVAEILDVNFARPRHPDLIGSPDFAALKLKALHVFEGCAGVYL
- a CDS encoding NrtA/SsuA/CpmA family ABC transporter substrate-binding protein translates to MRLARAALAFLLFLPASVSAADKPITFCRPDNLVALLGYVAEENGYFKEEGIAPVFLTATNAKICQDNLVAGKGDMMFGGEGPFTYLGFRAHPLLLVAQLGTNPETAVFARADAGIAAESDLKGKRIGYLPGTVSALYLARLMEKLKLTADDVKLTAMQPPVMPQALRGGMIDAFVMWEPWGDAALKQLGGKAIRLRDPALYNYASVFSVTAAIAQNDPAAVRAVLRALLKAEIFVKDHPAETMRIAAKAVRFDAAVIEKYWPDYDNRITLNPSLTALLEKNARYIIRDDPNFKDKAVPDFRPFIDPSFLRAVAPDRVGEGM
- a CDS encoding NrtA/SsuA/CpmA family ABC transporter substrate-binding protein is translated as MLKSLKLISLVGAALFLFPHGLRAQEAPAQEKPAPEKIIYAGSPGISVPVIVALAKGYFAEEGLEVEYETIETGKLGMEALLAGRADFASVVATNLVYAGFQTDALRVIASYGVSLDDAVMFPADSPIQKPADLKGKKIGLAASTSSQAFLIRLLEKNGMSWGDITPVPLQPPAGAAALIGGQIDAFVTWQPWRTAIRKAFEGKVREIENDGFYPRQSFCAATQAWLDAHPGVAEKLLRALIRAEADINLHPEESARIVAVRTEQDMAFARSYVVPPFRVDMNKDILPLVTSYAEWVVKNQEEFIGKPLPDYGKNLATGPMKAVVPERVGEGM